The proteins below come from a single Chitinophaga pinensis DSM 2588 genomic window:
- a CDS encoding glycoside hydrolase family 26 protein, with protein MKTMSLHIIILSLWMAFGACSKNANEKATTGTEEDTVQSNFRTVKYLYSLAGKKTLSGIHNREPNSTPAKWTNEIFTTTGRYPALWSGDFLFQQDNIDNRQKMIDEAVRQWEKGAVINLMWHACNPANEEPCAWDDGKGVLSKLTDAQWKELCTDGTVLNLKWKARVDEICIYLKQLQDKGVEVLWRPMHEMNQGKFWWGGRPGAEGTVKLYRMMHDYMSRIKGLNNLIWVWDIQDFGSLAGDAVSYHPGEDYYDIAALDVYDGSGYTQSKYEVMLRAAKGKPVAIGECDKLPTVAELRNQSSWIFFMSWSELTYDKNSNAELQQLYNADNVITLEKMPGWK; from the coding sequence ATGAAAACTATGAGTCTGCATATTATTATTCTCTCTTTATGGATGGCCTTCGGCGCCTGTTCCAAAAATGCGAACGAAAAAGCCACCACGGGTACGGAAGAGGATACAGTACAAAGTAATTTCCGCACGGTAAAATACCTGTATAGCCTGGCAGGGAAGAAAACATTGTCCGGTATCCATAACCGCGAACCTAACAGTACGCCTGCGAAATGGACCAACGAGATCTTTACGACTACCGGTCGTTATCCGGCGCTATGGAGCGGGGATTTTCTCTTTCAGCAGGACAATATTGATAACCGGCAGAAGATGATTGATGAAGCCGTGAGACAATGGGAGAAAGGAGCCGTTATCAACCTGATGTGGCACGCCTGTAATCCGGCCAACGAAGAGCCTTGTGCGTGGGATGACGGCAAGGGCGTATTAAGTAAACTGACCGATGCACAGTGGAAAGAACTATGTACAGATGGCACTGTACTCAATCTGAAATGGAAGGCGAGAGTAGATGAAATCTGTATTTACCTGAAACAATTACAGGATAAAGGAGTGGAAGTACTCTGGCGTCCCATGCATGAAATGAATCAGGGTAAGTTCTGGTGGGGCGGTCGGCCAGGAGCGGAAGGAACGGTTAAACTGTACCGGATGATGCATGATTATATGTCCAGGATAAAGGGTCTGAATAATCTTATCTGGGTATGGGATATTCAGGATTTTGGTTCGCTCGCCGGGGATGCCGTCAGCTATCATCCGGGGGAAGACTACTATGATATCGCCGCCCTGGATGTATATGATGGTTCCGGCTATACCCAGTCAAAGTATGAGGTCATGTTACGGGCAGCGAAGGGTAAACCGGTTGCCATCGGGGAATGTGATAAATTGCCTACTGTCGCGGAACTCAGGAATCAGAGCAGCTGGATATTTTTCATGAGCTGGTCCGAACTGACTTATGATAAAAATAGTAATGCGGAGCTGCAGCAATTATACAACGCCGATAACGTCATCACGCTGGAAAAAATGCCTGGATGGAAATAA
- a CDS encoding RagB/SusD family nutrient uptake outer membrane protein: MKKFAYRYILPAMLGVSTLVGCSKLDEQPYGMINSQTYYKTADDARAAIIYAYSILPEVGYYSRGYYIITELPTENLTQKGDAGVGNFELDELRTTSTNPDLDNIWTYMYRGIARANAVIANVPKIPGMTDAERNQITGEGYFLRALHFFNLVRMFGEVPLRTTTIDDASQIPIAKSPIKDVYTQIVSDLQAADSLITQSRISEGRANQPAAEGLLAKVYLHLASSKASGSPGYDFVTNPDELYAQAKLYAEKVVAGQSAFALTPALPDIFNIDIYKKAAVTEHIFDAAVDRSGDREGSFSKLPNMFLPADRPMTIAYNQLKPDSVKIDIGQGWGHFRTESGVYFSYADNDRRKTQLIVSSYTNNGQTYQLDISSSSRPFTRKFIDPARIGDATSANSPIIRYSDILLTYAEACGPTADGYAAVNKIRARAGIGDLQPGLSAATFRNAVVQERAWELAFEGSRLFDLRRTNTMEKVLVQQYGKVITSGAYFFPIPQRELDTNPLMK, translated from the coding sequence ATGAAAAAATTCGCTTACAGATATATACTCCCCGCCATGTTGGGCGTTTCCACGCTGGTGGGCTGTTCTAAATTGGATGAGCAACCCTATGGGATGATCAATTCACAGACCTACTATAAAACTGCCGACGACGCACGGGCAGCCATTATATATGCCTATTCCATCCTGCCGGAGGTAGGTTATTACTCAAGAGGTTATTATATCATCACAGAATTACCGACAGAGAATCTGACGCAGAAAGGCGATGCGGGCGTAGGCAACTTCGAACTGGATGAATTGCGTACCACATCCACCAACCCCGATCTCGACAATATCTGGACCTATATGTACAGAGGTATTGCCAGGGCGAATGCGGTGATTGCCAATGTGCCGAAGATCCCTGGTATGACGGATGCAGAACGTAACCAGATCACAGGGGAAGGTTATTTCCTGCGGGCCTTACACTTCTTTAACCTGGTAAGGATGTTTGGAGAAGTGCCTTTACGCACAACGACTATTGATGATGCTTCGCAGATACCTATTGCGAAATCCCCTATCAAAGACGTCTATACACAGATCGTCAGTGATCTGCAGGCGGCAGATTCATTGATTACCCAATCGCGTATCAGTGAAGGTCGTGCCAATCAACCTGCGGCAGAAGGATTACTCGCGAAGGTGTATCTGCATCTGGCATCTTCCAAAGCATCCGGTTCTCCGGGATATGATTTTGTGACTAATCCGGACGAGTTATATGCACAGGCAAAATTATATGCAGAGAAGGTAGTTGCCGGCCAGTCGGCATTTGCATTAACACCTGCATTGCCAGATATCTTTAACATTGATATCTACAAGAAGGCGGCCGTAACAGAACACATTTTTGATGCTGCTGTGGACAGAAGCGGTGACCGGGAAGGTAGTTTTTCAAAACTGCCCAACATGTTCCTGCCTGCCGACCGTCCCATGACGATTGCCTATAACCAGTTAAAGCCGGATAGCGTGAAGATTGATATAGGACAGGGCTGGGGACACTTCCGGACAGAATCAGGTGTTTATTTCAGTTATGCGGATAACGACCGTCGGAAAACACAGTTGATCGTGTCATCTTATACCAACAACGGACAAACCTACCAGCTGGATATCAGCAGCAGTTCCCGTCCTTTCACCCGTAAGTTCATTGATCCGGCACGTATAGGAGATGCCACCAGTGCCAATTCTCCTATCATCCGGTATAGTGATATCCTGCTCACCTATGCGGAGGCCTGCGGACCTACGGCAGATGGATATGCTGCTGTTAATAAAATACGCGCCCGTGCAGGTATTGGCGATTTACAGCCCGGACTGAGTGCTGCTACTTTCCGTAATGCAGTCGTACAGGAACGTGCCTGGGAACTGGCTTTTGAAGGCAGCCGTTTGTTTGATCTGCGCAGAACGAATACCATGGAAAAAGTACTGGTACAGCAATATGGTAAAGTCATCACCAGCGGCGCTTACTTCTTCCCGATTCCGCAAAGGGAACTGGATACAAATCCTTTAATGAAATAA